In the genome of Triticum urartu cultivar G1812 chromosome 5, Tu2.1, whole genome shotgun sequence, one region contains:
- the LOC125511409 gene encoding 60S ribosomal protein L21-2-like produces MPAGHGLRSRTRDLFARPFRKKGYIPLTTYLRTYKVGEHVDVKVNGAVHKGMPHKFYHGRTGRVWNVTKRAIGVEINKQVGNRIIKKRIHVRVEHVQPSRCNEEFLQRKLNNDKLKAEAKARGEVISTKRQPAGPKPGFMVEGTTIETVTPIPYDVVNDLKGGY; encoded by the exons ATGCCGGCGGGGCACGGGCTGCGGTCGCGGACGCGCGACCTGTTCGCGCGGCCCTTCCGCAAGAAGGGGTACATCCCGCTCACCACCTACCTGCGCACCTACAAGGTCGGCGAGCATGTCGACGTCAAGGTGAACGGCGCCGTCCACAAGGGTATGCCGCACAAGTTCTACCACGGCCGCACCGGTCGCGTCTGGAACGTCACCAAGCGCGCCATCGGCGTCGAGATCAACAAGCAG GTTGGCAACAGGATCATCAAGAAGAGGATCCATGTGCGTGTGGAGCACGTGCAGCCATCCAGGTGCAACGAGGAGTTCCTCCAGAGGAAGCTCAACAACGACAAGCTGAAGGCGGAGGCCAAGGCGCGTGGTGAGGTCATCAGCACCAAGAGGCAGCCAGCAGGCCCCAAGCCTGGGTTCATGGTGGAGGGCACCACCATCGAGACGGTCACCCCCATCCCGTACGACGTCGTCAACGATCTCAAGGGTGGTTACTAG
- the LOC125511412 gene encoding 50S ribosomal protein L5, chloroplastic: MAATAVTLPTSSPAPFPVAAPSARRGLQLLRSPVPRRAIRVAASAATEAPPKPPPATPSGIILVDPAEAQKVHRLKTVYDTKVIPIITEEFGYTNVHQVPKLEKIVVNCGLGVDAGNNKGLEAAMKDLASITGQYPVKTKAKNSVASFKIREGNTIGIAVTLRGRVMFNFLDRLINLGLPRTMDFLGVNPNSFDGHGNYTIGLRDQGVFPEIPYEVGGKKNGMDVTIVTTAKTDNEAQRLLALLGMPFAENIKSDQFKKKRLKRHHFMSKGRGRK, translated from the exons ATGGCAGCCACGGCGGTGACCCTGCCCACCTCCTCGCCGGCGCCcttccccgtcgccgccccctcCGCCCGCCGCGGCCTGCAGCTCCTCCGCTCGCCGGTCCCCCGCCGCGCCATCCgcgtcgccgcctccgccgcgacCGAGGCGCCGCCCAAGCCGCCGCCGGCCACGCCCTCCGGCATCATCCTCGTCGACCCCGCCGAGGCCCAGAAGGTGCACCGCCTCAAGACCGTCTACGACACCAAGGTCATCCCCATCATCACCGAGGAGTTCGGCTACACCAATGTCCACCAG GTGCCCAAGCTTGAGAAGATTGTGGTGAACTGCGGGCTGGGGGTGGATGCGGGGAACAACAAGGGTCTGGAGGCCGCCATGAAGGACCTCGCCTCCATCACCGGCCAGTACCCCGTCAAGACCAAGGCCAAGAACTCCGTCGCCAGTTTCAAGATCCGCGAGGGCAACACCATTGGTATCGCCGTCACGCTCCGCGGCAGG GTCATGTTCAACTTCTTGGATAGGCTCATCAACCTTGGGCTCCCTAGGACCATGGACTTCCTAGGTGTCAACCCCAACAGCTTCGATGGCCACGGCAACTACACCATTGGCCTCCGCGACCAGGGCGTGTTCCCGGAGATCCCCTACGAGGTGGGCGGTAAGAAGAACGGTATGGACGTCACCATTGTGACCACCGCCAAGACCGACAATGAGGCACAGAGGCTGCTCGCGCTCCTCGGCATGCCATTCGCCGAGAACATCAAGTCGGACCAGTTCAAGAAGAAGAGGTTGAAGCGCCATCACTTCATGAGCAAGGGCAGGGGAAGAAAGTGA
- the LOC125511410 gene encoding uncharacterized protein LOC125511410 — MAAGEQHSAPKISSSTTTNSSGRPVTPFWKEKYERDARRYWDIFYKRHEDKFFKDRHYLDKEWGKYFEAQDGGNMVVLEVGCGAGNTIFPLLATYPDIFVHACDFSSRAVDLVKKHKDFRPDHVNAFACDITSEQLTDAVEPSSVDLVTMIFMLSAVAPDKMPSVLQNVKNILKHGGRVLFRDYAFGDLAQERLMSKGQQISENFYVRGDGTRAYYFSNEYLVDLFSKCGFTLEEICVHNKKVENRSLDLVMNRNWIQATFILNPAGPLSPNNQHDHSTCEGKDAVDTSQKSESEEIDLSVDFSNMFGTSHYLNEAQIIMIKAKDHDFKIKMLAKEYQHTCKSTGLMLWESAQFMCSLLAENPSIVAGKRVLEMGCGSAGICSMVAASSAQFVVATDGDAESLDLLRQNTSSNLDAELLNRISIRKLFWGDEDDVKAVRELSGDGAGFDCIIGTDVTYNPDATLPLFKTARALISDGGDAGSKAALILCYIQRRVDEDSILLAAETQGFRLVDKWINGVHESNGTISCWFRGNDVCGAFRNVTFSILYFEVIHTLVFT, encoded by the exons ATGGCCGCCGGCGAGCAGCACAGCGCCCCGAAGATCTCCTCTTCCACCACCACCAATTCTTCCGGGAGGCCCGTCACTCCGTTCTGGAAAG AGAAGTACGAGCGAGATGCGCGCAGGTACTGGGATATCTTCTACAAGCGCCACGAGGACAAG TTCTTCAAAGACCGACACTACTTGGATAAAGAATGGGGGAAGTACTTTGAAGCCCAAGATGGTGGAAATATGGTTGTTTTGGAG GTTGGCTGTGGAGCTGGAAATACAATATTTCCACTGCTGGCTACATATCCGGATATATTTGTTCATGCTTGTGATTTTTCTTCGCGAGCTGTCGATTTGGTTAAG AAACACAAGGACTTCAGACCTGACCATGTTAATGCATTTGCATGTGATATTACATCAGAACAACTGACAGATGCTGTGGAGCCATCCTCCGTTGACCTTgtgacaatg ATATTTATGCTATCTGCAGTTGCCCCAGATAAAATGCCTTCAGTTCTGCAGAACGTGAAAAATATCCTCAAA CACGGTGGCCGTGTGCTCTTTCGGGACTATGCCTTTGGTGACCTTGCTCAG GAAAGGCTTATGTCCAAAGGCCAGCAAATAAGTGAGAACTTTTATGTCAGAGGTGATGGCACG CGTGCGTACTACTTTTCAAACGAGTACCTGGTGGATTTATTCTCAAAATGTGGATTTACTCTTGAGGAAATTTGTGTACACAACAAAAAGGTCGAGAACCGTTCACTAGACTTGGTGATGAACAG GAATTGGATCCAAGCTACCTTTATCCTTAACCCAGCGGGTCCTCTAAGTCCAAATAATCAACATGACCACAGTACTTGTGAAGGGAAGGATGCTGTTGACACGTCTCAGAAGAGCGAAAGTGAAGAAATTGACCTTTCTGTGGATTTTAGCAATATGTTTGGAACGTCGCACTATCTTAATGAG GCACAAATTATTATGATTAAAGCAAAGGATCATGACTTCAAAATAAAAATGCTGGCGAAAGAATACCAGCACACCTGCAAATCAACTGGACTAATGCTCTGGGAATCAGCTCAGTTCATGTGCAGTCTTCTAGCGGAGAATCCTTCCATAGTCGCTGGCAAAAGGGTGCTGGAAATGGGCTGTGGTTCAGCTGGCATCTGCTCAATGGTTGCTGCCAGTTCTGCTCAGTTTGTTGTAGCCACCGACGGGGATGCAGAATCGCTCGATCTTCTCAGACAGAACACTTCCTCCAATTTGGATGCTGAACTTCTCAACAGAATTTCGATTAGGAAGCTGTTCTGGGGTGACGAAGATGATGTGAAGGCGGTCAGAGAGCTTTCTGGCGATGGTGCAGGTTTCGATTGCATAATAGGCACTGACGTGACCTACAACCCTGATGCTACACTTCCTCTCTTCAAGACTGCTAGGGCACTGATTTCTGACGGTGGCGATGCTGGTTCAAAGGCAGCCCTTATTCTTTGCTACATCCAGCGTCGTGTTGACGAGGATTCGATCCTCTTAGCAGCAGAAACCCAGGGCTTCAGGCTCGTGGACAAATGGATAAATGGAGTTCACGAGAGTAATGGTACCATTAGCTGTTGGTTCCGTGGCAATGATGTTTGTGGTGCTTTCCGGAATGTAACGTTTTCCATATTGTACTTTGAGGTGATACACACATTGGTGTTTACCTGA
- the LOC125511411 gene encoding probable polygalacturonase, which produces MAARRAALQVAVVLLAMALCAGGIGASPGCRKHVRRVTDYGAVGDGRTLNTAAFARAVADLGRRAGDGGAALVVPEGRWLTGPFNLTSHFTLFLHRGTEILASQDLEDWPLIAALPSYGRGRDEPGPRYSNFIGGSNLTDVTISGYNGTINGQGQVWWDKFHAKQLDYTRGYLLELLYSRDIIISNVTFVDAPSWNLHPTYCTNVTISGVTILAPVHSPNTDGIDPDSSSHVKIEDCYIVSGDDCIAVKSGWDEYGIKFNMPSQHIVVRRLTCISPTSAMIALGSEMSGGIQDVRVEDNTAIDTESAVRIKSGVGRGGFVRDVFVRRLSLHTMKWVFWMTGNYGQHPDNSSDPKALPEVTGINYRDVFAENVTMAGRMEGIPNDPYTGICMSNITAQLAPKAKKLQWNCTDVQGVASGVSPEPCPELGAEGKPCTFPEEELVIGPPELPKCTY; this is translated from the exons ATGGCCGCACGGAGAGCGGCGCTTCAG GTGGCGGTGGTCCTGCTGGCGATGGCGCTGTGCGCGGGCGGCATTGGTGCGTCGCCGGGGTGCCGGAAGCACGTGCGGAGGGTCACGGACTACGGGGCGGTGGGGGACGGGAGGACGCTCAACACGGCGGCGTTCGCGCGGGCCGTGGCGGACCTGGGCAGGcgcgcgggcgacggcggcgcggcgctGGTGGTGCCGGAGGGGCGGTGGCTCACGGGGCCCTTCAACCTCACCAGCCACTTCACCCTCTTCCTCCACCGCGGCACCGAGATCCTCGCCTCCCAG GACCTGGAAGACTGGCCGCTGATAGCGGCGCTGCCGTCCTACGGGAGAGGGAGGGACGAGCCAGGCCCGAGGTACAGCAACTTCATCGGCGGATCCAACCTCACCGATGTCACCATCTCCG GTTACAATGGCACCATCAACGGGCAGGGGCAGGTGTGGTGGGAcaagttccacgccaagcagctCGACTACACGCGCGGCTACCTGCTCGAGCTCCTCTACTCCCGCGACATCATCATCTCCAACGTCACCTTCGTCGACGCGCCCTCATGGAACCTCCACCCCACCTACTGCAC CAATGTGACCATCAGCGGCGTCACGATCCTCGCGCCGGTCCACTCGCCAAACACCGACGGAATCGACCCAG ATTCTTCGTCTCATGTCAAGATCGAGGACTGCTACATCGTGTCCGGCGACGACTGCATCGCCGTGAAGAGCGGCTGGGATGAATACGGCATTAAGTTCAACATGCCGAGCCAGCACATCGTCGTCAGGAGGCTCACCTGCATCTCCCCAACGAGCGCCATGATCGCGCTCGGCAGCGAGATGTCGGGCGGCATCCAGGACGTGCGCGTGGAGGACAACACCGCCATCGACACCGAGTCGGCCGTCAGGATCAAGTCCGGCGTGGGGAGGGGCGGCTTCGTCAGGGACGTCTTCGTGCGCCGCCTCAGCCTCCACACCATGAAGTGGGTCTTCTGGATGACCGGCAACTACGGCCAGCACCCCGACAACTCGTCAGACCCCAAGGCGCTGCCTGAGGTCACCGGCATCAACTACCGCGACGTGTTCGCCGAGAACGTGACCATGGCCGGCAGGATGGAGGGCATCCCCAACGACCCCTacacggggatatgcatgtccaaCATTACCGCCCAGCTCGCTCCCAAGGCCAAGAAGCTGCAATGGAACTGCACCGACGTCCAAGGAGTGGCATCCGGCGTCTCGCCGGAGCCGTGCCCAGAGCTTGGGGCAGAGGGCAAGCCCTGCACATTCCCAGAGGAAGAGCTCGTCATTGGTCCgccagaattgcccaaatgtacCTACTGA